One segment of Agromyces albus DNA contains the following:
- a CDS encoding glycoside hydrolase family 15 protein, with amino-acid sequence MTLQAATPPSTPRVDFIEPARLGVQLIEHLQDADGAYPASPSFSAYAGYSWFRDGAFIADAMSAAGSTDSAERFFSWCAAVLEAREARIEAIIAAARAGAPVADHEMLGTRFTFAGEEGSDDWWDFQLDGYGTWLWAAGQHVRRHGGDPTPWRRAIELTVDYLIASWERPCFDWWEEHAEHVHVSTLGCIAAGLREAASIGVLDAERIELARSAEAAILERIHRDGVVDGHLSKWIGSREVDASLAAVVGLLDVVPATSELGLATIAAVRGELAVDDGVHRYLADTFYGGGQWPLLSCFLGIAESRAGNTAAAEALFSWAASTATESGDLPEQVRTHVLAPDRFDEWVERWGTVATPLLWSHAMLVRLAVELGVELGAGAGAGAGAGAGR; translated from the coding sequence ATGACCCTCCAGGCCGCCACCCCGCCGTCGACGCCGCGCGTCGACTTCATCGAACCGGCACGACTCGGCGTGCAGCTCATCGAGCACTTGCAAGACGCCGACGGCGCCTACCCTGCGAGCCCGTCGTTCTCGGCGTACGCCGGATACAGCTGGTTCCGCGACGGCGCGTTCATCGCGGACGCGATGTCCGCCGCAGGATCGACCGACTCGGCCGAGCGGTTCTTCTCGTGGTGTGCGGCCGTGCTCGAGGCACGGGAAGCTCGCATCGAGGCGATCATCGCCGCTGCTCGGGCAGGAGCGCCCGTCGCCGATCACGAGATGCTCGGCACTCGCTTCACCTTCGCCGGTGAAGAGGGCTCCGATGACTGGTGGGATTTCCAACTCGACGGATACGGCACGTGGCTCTGGGCCGCCGGCCAGCATGTGCGGCGTCATGGCGGCGACCCAACTCCGTGGCGGCGCGCCATCGAACTGACCGTCGACTACCTCATCGCATCGTGGGAGCGGCCGTGCTTCGATTGGTGGGAGGAGCACGCCGAGCACGTGCACGTCTCGACGCTCGGATGCATCGCTGCGGGTCTCCGGGAGGCGGCCTCGATCGGCGTGCTCGACGCAGAGCGGATCGAACTCGCCCGATCGGCCGAGGCCGCGATCCTCGAACGGATCCACCGCGACGGCGTCGTCGACGGCCACCTCTCGAAGTGGATCGGCAGCCGCGAGGTCGACGCGAGCCTTGCCGCCGTGGTGGGACTGCTCGACGTCGTGCCCGCGACCTCCGAACTGGGCTTGGCGACCATCGCCGCCGTTCGAGGCGAGTTGGCCGTCGACGACGGCGTGCACCGCTATCTCGCCGACACGTTCTACGGCGGCGGGCAATGGCCGCTGCTCTCGTGCTTCCTCGGCATCGCCGAATCGAGAGCCGGCAACACCGCGGCGGCCGAGGCGCTCTTCAGCTGGGCCGCGTCGACCGCCACCGAGTCGGGCGACCTGCCCGAACAGGTCCGGACGCACGTGCTCGCCCCCGATCGGTTCGACGAGTGGGTCGAGCGCTGGGGAACGGTGGCGACACCGCTCCTGTGGAGCCATGCGATGCTCGTGCGGCTCGCCGTCGAACTCGGTGTCGAGCTCGGTGCCGGGGCCGGGGCCGGGGCCGGGGCCGGGGCCGGTCGATGA
- a CDS encoding glycoside hydrolase family 31 protein, with product MIRHRPFGSGHPYSVDTEQRSPVDPVAGEPLTLGVRATPDIGAVDLELEVTSPDGVVETSRVPLTRTGRRSRGQTLDGGHLASAQARLARASGGWTAVIEAPAAGGGIRYRFAGSTDSGALARTRWFETTTSNWSTGPDATVTQHGARRVLPGTVEVLSDGARVRRVRFALPLTESEHVTGFGERFDALDHRGARLDSIVFEQYKSQGAERKTYLPMPFAHVVGGTGWGFHVRTSRRVWFDVGAAHPDRLTVEVETDAASGDPAVDLAIYDGTPPAVLDAFLDETGRPEELPDWVFRLWASGNEWNTQERVMRELDAHVEHDIPVGSLVIEAWSDEQTFTAFRDAHSEVREHGAPARLADFTFPPDGAWPDPKGMVDELHDRGVRVHLWQIPLMKMRPHPKGQAAADARAAVEANVLIREPGARGALRPYRNRGWWFPLALMPDLTDPRAARWWTEQRRYLVEEVGIDGFKTDGGEHAWGRQLEYLDGTRGDEGNNRFPVAYAKAYGDLLRSAGKAPVTFSRAGFTGSPAHGAFWAGDENSTWEAFRWSLFAGLSASASGILYWGWDIAGFSGDVPTAELYLRASAASVFVPIMQYHSEFNHHRQPSHDRTPWNIAERTGDDRVLPVFRSFAHLRERLVPYLAAEARAAIAVGAPLMRPVYFEHPAEDAAWSHPLQWMLGRDLLVSPVVVEGETEHEVALPPGAWVDVWTGAVHEGPSVVLRSTEIDEVPVYARPDAWPELAAIFRGDR from the coding sequence ATGATCCGGCACCGCCCGTTCGGATCGGGGCATCCGTACTCCGTCGACACCGAGCAGCGTTCGCCCGTCGACCCGGTGGCGGGCGAGCCGCTCACGCTCGGCGTACGGGCGACGCCCGACATCGGTGCGGTCGACCTCGAGCTCGAGGTGACGTCGCCCGACGGTGTCGTCGAGACCTCGCGGGTTCCGCTCACCCGCACGGGCCGCCGATCGCGCGGCCAGACGCTCGACGGCGGCCACCTGGCCTCCGCGCAGGCGCGGCTCGCGCGGGCGTCGGGCGGCTGGACGGCGGTGATCGAGGCCCCCGCTGCGGGCGGCGGCATCCGCTACCGCTTCGCCGGCTCGACTGACAGCGGTGCACTCGCGCGCACTCGATGGTTCGAGACCACGACGTCGAATTGGTCCACCGGCCCCGACGCGACGGTGACGCAGCACGGCGCGAGGCGAGTGCTGCCCGGCACGGTCGAGGTGCTGAGCGACGGGGCCCGCGTGCGTCGGGTTCGATTCGCGCTGCCGCTCACCGAGTCGGAGCATGTGACCGGCTTCGGCGAGCGCTTCGACGCCCTCGACCATCGCGGCGCCCGCCTCGATTCCATCGTGTTCGAGCAGTACAAGAGCCAGGGCGCCGAGCGCAAGACCTACCTCCCCATGCCGTTCGCACATGTCGTGGGCGGCACCGGATGGGGCTTCCACGTGCGCACGAGCCGGCGCGTCTGGTTCGACGTGGGCGCCGCGCACCCCGATCGCCTCACCGTCGAGGTGGAGACGGATGCCGCGAGCGGCGACCCCGCCGTCGATCTCGCCATCTACGACGGCACGCCGCCCGCCGTGCTCGACGCCTTCCTCGACGAGACGGGCCGCCCCGAGGAGTTGCCCGACTGGGTGTTCCGGCTCTGGGCGAGCGGCAACGAATGGAACACGCAGGAGCGCGTCATGCGCGAGCTCGACGCCCACGTCGAGCACGACATCCCTGTCGGTTCGCTCGTGATCGAGGCCTGGAGCGACGAGCAGACGTTCACCGCGTTCCGTGACGCGCACTCCGAGGTGCGTGAGCACGGCGCACCCGCGCGGCTCGCGGACTTCACCTTCCCGCCCGATGGTGCGTGGCCCGACCCCAAGGGCATGGTCGACGAGTTGCACGATCGCGGCGTGCGCGTGCATCTCTGGCAGATCCCGCTCATGAAGATGCGACCGCACCCGAAGGGCCAGGCGGCCGCCGACGCGCGGGCCGCGGTCGAGGCGAACGTGCTCATCCGGGAACCGGGTGCACGGGGCGCCCTTCGTCCGTACCGAAATCGCGGCTGGTGGTTCCCGCTCGCGCTCATGCCCGACCTCACCGACCCCCGCGCGGCGCGCTGGTGGACCGAGCAGCGCCGCTACCTCGTCGAGGAGGTCGGCATCGACGGCTTCAAGACCGACGGCGGCGAGCATGCGTGGGGCCGCCAACTCGAGTATCTCGACGGCACGCGCGGTGACGAGGGCAACAACAGGTTCCCCGTCGCCTACGCGAAGGCGTACGGCGACCTGCTGCGTTCGGCCGGCAAGGCACCGGTCACGTTCAGCCGCGCGGGCTTCACGGGTTCCCCGGCGCACGGGGCGTTCTGGGCCGGCGACGAGAATTCCACGTGGGAGGCGTTCCGCTGGTCGCTGTTCGCCGGCCTCTCGGCGTCGGCGAGCGGAATCCTCTATTGGGGCTGGGATATCGCGGGTTTCTCGGGCGACGTGCCGACGGCCGAGCTCTACCTGCGTGCCAGTGCGGCTTCGGTGTTCGTGCCGATCATGCAGTACCACTCGGAGTTCAACCACCACCGGCAGCCGTCGCACGACCGCACGCCGTGGAACATCGCCGAGCGAACCGGTGACGATCGGGTCCTCCCGGTCTTCCGTTCGTTCGCCCACTTGCGCGAGCGACTCGTCCCGTATCTCGCGGCCGAGGCGCGAGCGGCCATCGCGGTCGGTGCACCCTTGATGCGGCCCGTGTACTTCGAGCATCCGGCGGAGGATGCGGCGTGGTCGCATCCGTTGCAATGGATGCTCGGTCGCGACCTGCTCGTCTCGCCGGTCGTCGTCGAGGGCGAGACCGAGCATGAGGTGGCACTGCCGCCCGGGGCGTGGGTGGACGTGTGGACGGGTGCCGTGCACGAGGGGCCGAGCGTCGTGCTTCGCTCGACGGAGATCGACGAGGTGCCGGTGTACGCCAGACCCGACGCGTGGCCGGAGCTCGCAGCGATCTTCCGCGGTGATCGCTGA
- a CDS encoding TMEM175 family protein: MGTTTEPAARHYRRDSIEFARAFTFFDAVYAFALTLLAVNIDPPDGAEWADPGTLLASGLGIQLMGFAISFVVIAVFWRVNHRLVAGFLALSPAVIVANLVAIAFVVLIPFSTQGISDEGSSDAPLAVAIYAVNISAAIFAQSAMFFVARHDGILADPLPRRADLVNLLDTMTTPLVFLASIPIAYAFGTDWGRLTWLLLIVIGPLSGNWASRRVARIRAAG; encoded by the coding sequence GTGGGCACCACAACGGAACCGGCCGCGAGACACTACCGCCGTGACAGCATCGAGTTCGCTCGCGCCTTCACGTTCTTCGACGCCGTCTACGCGTTCGCGCTGACGCTGCTGGCGGTGAACATCGATCCGCCCGACGGCGCCGAGTGGGCGGACCCCGGCACCCTGCTCGCCAGCGGGCTCGGCATCCAGCTCATGGGCTTCGCCATCAGCTTCGTCGTGATCGCAGTGTTCTGGCGCGTGAACCATCGTCTGGTCGCCGGGTTCCTGGCCCTGAGTCCCGCAGTGATCGTGGCCAACCTCGTGGCCATCGCGTTCGTCGTGCTCATCCCCTTCTCGACGCAGGGCATCAGCGACGAGGGCAGCAGCGATGCGCCGCTCGCCGTCGCGATCTACGCGGTGAACATCTCGGCGGCGATCTTCGCGCAGTCGGCGATGTTCTTCGTCGCCCGGCATGACGGGATCCTCGCCGATCCCCTTCCCCGACGTGCCGACCTCGTGAACCTCCTCGACACGATGACGACGCCGCTGGTCTTCCTCGCGTCGATCCCCATCGCGTATGCGTTCGGCACCGATTGGGGGCGCTTGACGTGGCTGCTGCTCATCGTCATCGGACCGCTCAGCGGCAACTGGGCGTCCCGACGCGTCGCGCGCATCCGCGCCGCGGGGTGA
- a CDS encoding carbohydrate ABC transporter permease, with translation MRETTRGRSIALHVVVIAGALVMFFPFYWTIVTSLSPGAGLSVTPSLWPADAGLDAYRELFTELPFARVIGNSIGLAIVTTLVQLVTSATAAYAFSRLAFRGRTVVFGVYLATMMIPLQVLIVPLFAELKAFGLIDTYLGALLPTFASAFGIFLLRQAMNQVPFELDEAATLDGAGHFRIFWTVVLPNIRPALATLAVFGFMGSWNSFLWPLVVLRSPELQTLPIALAGLQGQYTTQWDVIMAGSVVSILPMLALYVFAQKYVIQGVANAGLK, from the coding sequence ATGCGTGAGACGACCCGCGGTCGCTCGATCGCGCTGCACGTCGTCGTCATCGCCGGCGCGCTCGTGATGTTCTTCCCCTTCTATTGGACGATCGTGACGTCGTTGAGTCCCGGAGCCGGCCTCAGTGTCACGCCGTCACTCTGGCCGGCCGATGCCGGGCTCGACGCGTATCGCGAGCTCTTCACCGAGTTGCCCTTCGCGCGGGTCATCGGCAACAGCATCGGCCTCGCGATCGTCACGACGCTCGTGCAGCTCGTCACGAGCGCGACCGCGGCGTATGCGTTCAGCAGGCTCGCGTTCCGCGGTCGAACCGTCGTCTTCGGCGTCTACCTCGCGACGATGATGATTCCCCTGCAGGTGCTCATCGTGCCGTTGTTCGCCGAGCTCAAGGCGTTCGGCCTCATCGACACGTATCTCGGTGCGCTGCTGCCGACGTTCGCGTCGGCGTTCGGCATCTTCCTGCTGCGGCAGGCGATGAACCAGGTGCCGTTCGAGCTCGACGAGGCGGCCACGCTCGACGGCGCCGGCCACTTCCGGATCTTCTGGACCGTCGTGCTGCCGAACATCCGTCCCGCCCTCGCCACGTTGGCGGTGTTCGGATTCATGGGCAGCTGGAACAGCTTCCTGTGGCCGCTCGTCGTCTTGCGCTCGCCCGAGCTGCAGACGCTGCCGATCGCCCTCGCCGGGCTGCAGGGCCAGTACACGACCCAATGGGACGTGATCATGGCCGGCTCGGTCGTGAGCATCCTGCCGATGCTCGCCCTCTACGTGTTCGCCCAGAAATACGTCATCCAGGGCGTGGCGAACGCCGGACTCAAGTGA
- a CDS encoding ABC transporter substrate-binding protein, whose protein sequence is MRTTPLTAIGLAGVAVLALTSCSAGGGGDSGPVTITYTNFISNGGNEENLQAIVDAFEAENPDIAVEVTTLPYGDYSTALQTDLAAGTASDVFDVEYSNYAQYQANGVLAELEVDDPGVYRDSVLEAYQTDGAQFALPSSFSTVVLYFNRDLFDAAGLEYPSSDWTWAEEKAAAEALTDKAAGVWGDHQPVSFYEYYKVLAQNGGDFLDESGTKVAFNSPEGIEAAKWLVEKSGTVMPTIEEGQGTPDFDTNLFVEGKLAMLHTGIWVFGTVADVPFGWDIAVEPGNTEQASAVFSNAVGVSADSEHVAEASKFAEFLTSSETMVDTRLESGWELPAISDEAELAGYLEQGNPENRQAVFDSLDGVALPPVVAEGQQEMQDIITEELVEAQAGRKSVEDALASAEERINAAIGG, encoded by the coding sequence ATGCGAACCACACCACTCACCGCGATCGGGCTCGCCGGCGTCGCCGTGCTCGCCCTCACCTCCTGCTCAGCCGGAGGCGGTGGCGACTCCGGACCCGTCACCATCACCTATACGAACTTCATCTCGAACGGCGGCAACGAGGAGAACCTGCAGGCCATCGTCGACGCGTTCGAGGCGGAGAATCCCGACATCGCGGTCGAGGTGACGACGCTGCCCTATGGCGACTACAGCACGGCACTGCAGACCGACCTCGCCGCCGGCACGGCGTCGGACGTGTTCGACGTCGAGTACTCGAACTACGCGCAGTACCAGGCGAACGGCGTGCTCGCCGAGCTCGAGGTCGACGACCCCGGCGTCTATCGCGACTCGGTGCTCGAGGCCTACCAGACGGATGGCGCGCAGTTCGCCCTGCCGAGTTCGTTCTCGACCGTGGTGCTCTACTTCAACCGCGACCTCTTCGATGCAGCCGGACTCGAATACCCGTCGTCCGACTGGACCTGGGCCGAGGAGAAGGCGGCAGCCGAGGCCCTCACCGACAAGGCGGCCGGCGTCTGGGGCGATCACCAGCCCGTGAGCTTCTACGAGTACTACAAGGTGCTCGCCCAGAACGGCGGTGACTTCCTCGACGAGTCGGGCACGAAGGTCGCGTTCAACAGCCCCGAAGGCATCGAGGCAGCGAAATGGCTCGTCGAGAAGAGCGGCACCGTGATGCCGACGATCGAGGAGGGCCAGGGCACTCCCGACTTCGACACGAACCTCTTCGTGGAGGGAAAGCTCGCGATGCTGCACACCGGCATCTGGGTGTTCGGCACCGTCGCGGACGTGCCGTTCGGTTGGGACATCGCCGTGGAGCCCGGCAACACCGAGCAGGCGAGCGCCGTCTTCTCGAACGCCGTCGGAGTCTCGGCAGACTCCGAGCACGTCGCGGAGGCGTCGAAGTTCGCGGAGTTCCTCACGTCGAGCGAGACCATGGTCGACACGAGGCTCGAGTCCGGCTGGGAGCTTCCGGCGATCTCCGACGAAGCCGAGCTCGCGGGCTACCTCGAGCAGGGGAATCCCGAGAACCGCCAGGCCGTGTTCGACTCGCTCGACGGTGTCGCGCTGCCGCCGGTCGTCGCCGAGGGCCAGCAGGAGATGCAGGACATCATCACCGAAGAGCTCGTCGAAGCCCAGGCCGGCCGCAAGTCGGTCGAAGACGCCCTCGCCTCGGCGGAGGAGCGCATCAACGCCGCGATCGGCGGCTGA